A region of the Kaistia geumhonensis genome:
CTTTGCGATCTGCCCCCGGAATTCGACCGCCTCGCAGTCCCAGAGCAGCGCGGCGATCTCCTCGAGCGACGCCGTCTCGGCGAGGGCAACGGTATCGCGGCCGCGATAGGCGAGGCGGCCCCCGGCAATGCTCGACAGGCGGGTCGTCAGGACCGGCATGCCCCAGTCGAGCGCCGTGGCGGCCGCGGCTGCCGGCCGCGACTGGCGATTCTTGCGCTCGAGAAGCGCCTCGATGTCGTCGCGACGATAGAGCCGCGCGCGCGGATCGGCGGGGTCGGGCAGGGCGCGGATCTGGCCACGGCTGACATAGGCATAGAGCGAGGCCAGGCGGATGCCGAGCATCCTGCTCGCCTCGCGCGCCGAAATCAGCCGTTCGTTCGATGCTGCCATATTGATTGGTTGATTCAAGATTGAGACATCAGTCAATCTAACTCAGTCTCGCGCCTATCGGAAGCGGAAGGAGACGACGATGACGATGGCGCTTACCAAAGATGCGAGCGTGGCGGGGCAGGGCGCGCAGGGATCGTTCGCGCGGGGTCTCGCCGGTGTCGTCGCCGCGGAGACGGTGCTGAGCGCTGTGGAAGGCGAGGCGGGGCGGCTGATCATCCGCGGCCGCCGCGTCGAGGATCTCGCGCCTCATATGCGCTACGAGGCGGTCGCCGCGATGTTGCTGGATGGGTTCGCGCCCGTGGAGGGCGATTTTGCCGGAGCGATCGGCAAGGCCAGGAAGGCCGCCTTCACGCGCTTTCAGGGCCGGCTGAGCGGGGCGGGCGCGCCGAAGGATCCTGTGGAGGCAATGCGTCTGCTTCTCGCCGGGATTGGCGATGGCGATCCGCTCGCGAGCCCGGCCGGCCTGATCGCGGCGACGGCGGTTGCGGCGGCGATGGCGATCCGTGCCAGCCGTGGCCTCGACGCCGTAACCCCCGACGCCGGACTGCCGCATGCGCTGGACCTGCGCCGCATGGTGACCGGTACGCTGTCCGACGCGGCCGAAGCGCGGGCGTTCGAGACCTATCTGGTGACGGTGATCGACCACGGCCTCAACGCCTCGACCTTCACGGCGCGGGTCGTAGCCTCGACGGAGGCGGGCCTCTCCTCTGCGGTGATCGCGGCGCTGTCTGCGCTCAAGGGTCGGCTGCATGGAGGCGCCCCTGGTCCTGTTCTCGACATGCTCGACGAGATTGGCACGGCCGACGCGGCCGAGGGCTGGCTCGACGGCCGCGTCGCGTCGGGAGAACGAATCATGGGCTTCGGGCACCGCGCCTATCGCGTGCGTGACCCGCGCGCCGACGTCCTGCGAGCCGCCGTCGCAACGCTCGGCGACCGCGACGGACGGCTCGATCTCGCGCGAGCGGTGGAAAAGGCGGCGCTCGAAGTGTTGGCGCGGCGCAAGTCGGGACGCCGTCTCGACGTCAATGTCGAATTCTATACGGCGCTGCTGCTGGAACGACTCGGGATTCCCCGCGAGGGCTTCACACCGATCTTTGCGGCCGGGCGCGTCGCCGGGTGGATCGCCCATGCGCTGGAGCAGCAGCAAGGCGGAGGCCTGATCCGGCCGGAATCCCGCTATATCGGGCCGCTTCCGGCCTGAGGTCGGGTCGCGGACGGGGGTGGCCGGCGAGGGGCGAGCGAATAGGGATTGCACCCCAACCCCGCCTTGGCTATGACAACGCCGCGCAGCCGGAATCGACCAAGGTCGAGCCGCTCGGCGTGGAGGGGTATAGCTCAGCTGGTAGAGCGACGGTCTCCAAAACCGTAGGTCGTAGGTTCGAATCCTACTGCCCCTGCCAAATTAACCCTTGAGGAATCGTCTTTTCGATTCTATGTAACG
Encoded here:
- a CDS encoding citrate synthase yields the protein MALTKDASVAGQGAQGSFARGLAGVVAAETVLSAVEGEAGRLIIRGRRVEDLAPHMRYEAVAAMLLDGFAPVEGDFAGAIGKARKAAFTRFQGRLSGAGAPKDPVEAMRLLLAGIGDGDPLASPAGLIAATAVAAAMAIRASRGLDAVTPDAGLPHALDLRRMVTGTLSDAAEARAFETYLVTVIDHGLNASTFTARVVASTEAGLSSAVIAALSALKGRLHGGAPGPVLDMLDEIGTADAAEGWLDGRVASGERIMGFGHRAYRVRDPRADVLRAAVATLGDRDGRLDLARAVEKAALEVLARRKSGRRLDVNVEFYTALLLERLGIPREGFTPIFAAGRVAGWIAHALEQQQGGGLIRPESRYIGPLPA